The following are from one region of the Pleurodeles waltl isolate 20211129_DDA chromosome 4_1, aPleWal1.hap1.20221129, whole genome shotgun sequence genome:
- the LOC138287020 gene encoding olfactory receptor 5AP2-like, giving the protein MRSGNWSTVTEFIMLGLTSDPNLQILLFLLLLPVYIFTLLGNISILVIVGCNTHLPTPMYFFLTQLSCLDLMYSSVISPKMLVDLLSKKKAISLYGCVTQVFFFGATGSTEFILLAAMAFDRYVAVCNPLLYTVTMTNRTCMHLVAWSYVAGFMHSLIHAGCLHRLTCCGPDIMNHFVCDYPVLLKLSCTDISINDLVRFVFASLVVLSSLIVILISYAFIILSILKIRTTAKRWTAASTCISHFTCVFLSYGTILFMELRPNSSSSEEQDKVVAVISTVVIPALNPLIYSLRNQEMKETVQKMYQKISHQW; this is encoded by the coding sequence ATGAGATCTGGAAATTGGAGCACTGTCACTGAGTTTATCATGCTGGGTCTCACCAGTGACCCCAACCTGCAAATCCTGCTATTTCTATTACTGCTTCCAGTCTATATTTTCACTCTTCTGGGCAACATCAGCATCCTAGTTATTGTTGGCTGCAACACTCACCTTCCGACACCCATGTATTTCTTTCTCACCCAACTATCATGCCTTGACCTTATGTACTCTTCTGTTATTTCCCCCAAGATGCTGGTTGATCTACTGTCTAAGAAGAAGGCCATCTCCCTTTATGGCTGTGTAACTCAAGTATTCTTTTTTGGTGCTACTGGCAGCACTGAATTCATCCTCCTGGCAGCTATGGCCTTTGACCGCTATGTGGCAGTATGTAACCCACTGCTGTATACAGTCACCATGACAAACCGTACCTGCATGCATTTGGTTGCATGGTCATACGTAGCGGGGTTTATGCACTCTCTGATTCATGCAGGTTGCTTGCATCGCCTGACTTGTTGTGGTCCTGATATTATGAACCACTTTGTTTGTGATTACCCTGTGCTGCTGAAGCTGTCCTGCACTGACATTTCCATCAATGATTTAGTGCGTTTTGTTTTTGCTTCCTTAGTTGTGTTAAGTTCTCTGATTGTTATACTCATCTCTTATGCCTTCATCATCCTTTCAATACTGAAGATTCGCACAACAGCCAAGAGATGGACAGCCGCCTCCACCTGCATCTCCCATTTCACCTGTGTCTTCCTCTCTTATGGCACTATCCTGTTCATGGAGCTGCGGCCTAACTCAAGTTCTTCAGAGGAACAGGACAAAGTAGTAGCTGTTATCTCCACTGTGGTAATTCCTGCTCTGAACCCTCTGATCTATAGCCTGAGAAACCAAGAGATGAAAGAAACTGTGCAGAAGATGTATCAGAAAATAAGTCACCAGTGGTGA